A part of Ammospiza nelsoni isolate bAmmNel1 chromosome 9, bAmmNel1.pri, whole genome shotgun sequence genomic DNA contains:
- the LOC132077256 gene encoding synaptonemal complex protein 1-like codes for MKALLAALTEEFETSVANLKSLLQEEQNRLKKSEDDSKLLTLELQNKSAELEEMTKVKCDKEVQLEELSETLKEFHGLKAQLTSTAEKEQDYLKLVTLKTDLEQEAYDHFENIILN; via the exons ATGAAGGCTTTGCTTGCAGCCCTGACAGAGGAGTTTGAGACTTCTGTTGCCAATTTGAAAAGCTTGCTTCAAGAAGAGCAAAATAG ATTAAAGAAATCTGAAGACGATTCAAAGCTGCTTACCTTGGAGCTCCAGAATAAATCTGCTGAACTGG AAGAGATGACTAAAGTAAAATGTGATAAAGAAGTGCAACTTGAAGAGCTGTCAGAAACTCTG aaagaatTCCATGGTTTGAAAGCACAGCTGACAAGTACAGCTGAGAAGGAACAAGATTATTTAAAGCTTGTGACTCTGAAAACAGATCTTGAACAAGAGGCGTATGaccattttgaaaatataatattGAATTAG
- the LOC132076970 gene encoding serine/threonine-protein kinase PAK 1-like, protein MVMKVNRNPNLVNCLDSYLVGEELSLVMEYMDGGTLSNVISQTYLSEDEMAAITRECLQGLDFLHSNHVIHQDVKSSNILLRTDGSVKLADFGLFAQLSPEQGRRSSMAGAAGWMAPEVVTGQPCGPKVDIWSLGIVGIEMVEREVPSWNATPVLPQLLIATGGRQKLQQPNLFSSCLRDFLSCCLQRDEARRWSQRNPVKH, encoded by the exons ATGGTCATGAAGGTGAATAGAAATCCCAACCTGGTCAACTGTTTAGACAG ctaccttgtgGGTGAGGAACTGTCCCTGGTTATggagtacatggatggaggcaCTCTGAGCAATGTCATCAGCCAGACCTACCTGTCTgaagatgagatggcagccatcactcgggag tgcctgcaaggactggattttcttcattcaaaccACGTCATCCACCAAGATGTGAAGAGCagcaacatccttctcagaactgATGGCTCTGTCAAGCTGG CTGACTTTGGCCTctttgctcagctcagccctgagcagggcagacgGAGCTCCATGGCCGGCGCTGCTGGGTGGATGGCTcctgaagtggtgacaggtcaaccatgtggccccaaagtggacatatggtctttggGAATCGTGGGCATTGAAATGGTGGAACGAGAAGTTCCTTCCTGGAATGCAACTCCTGTCTTG CCTCAACTCCTGATAGCCAcaggaggaagacaaaagctgcagcagcccaacctATTTTCATCTtgcctgcgtgacttcctgagctgctgcctgcagagagacgAGGCGCggcgctg GAGCCAGAGGAATCCCgtgaagcactga